From Drosophila virilis strain 15010-1051.87 chromosome X, Dvir_AGI_RSII-ME, whole genome shotgun sequence, the proteins below share one genomic window:
- the LOC6632003 gene encoding allantoinase: MDLLFLSRRIYLGDGSHELPLNGGIIVDTGGIIRRVLRTAQEVNTYLYNTESEAVYDFGDLLLMPGLIDTNVHISEPGRTDWEGFVSATKAAAAGGFTTIINRPTNATPTTVNVQALKAKTSTARGKIYVDVGFWGGLVPGNIDQLAPQLAAGVVGLQCTLYGSAPPVGEEFAAINEAQLVEALNQLNKEHETDAVIAFHAELPNSEALVLPDDDSCKCYANFLRTRPASMELSAVELICRVAAQHPEQRYHIMNLCCAEALPVLAASRRQAGTQLTAETCPHYVALSAEEVPDCGTEFKTWPPIRERANQALLWQALRQPDAALQLIASDHSSATPGARCLTYGRGRGNFMNAWPGISSLQLSLPVVWTRGQQEKQPLSIAEVHRLMCWQPAQLCGLSSFKGRIAEGYDADFCIWQPDEQFTVTSEDLFAAHKSSTPYAGQRLSGVVHATVVRGLHVYQQYEGFGQPLGKVLLRKSSRKLVKFVRL, from the exons TCCTACGCACAGCGCAAGAGGTGAACACCTATCTATATAATACGGAATCGGAAGCTGTCTATGATTTTGGGGATCTTCTGCTGATGCCGGGTCTAATTGATACGAATGTGCACATCAGCGAGCCAGGCCGCACAGACTGGGAGGGATTTGTGTCGGCGACTAAGGCGGCAGCCGCTGGCGGTTTCACCACCATCATCAATCGGCCCAC CAATGCCACGCCTACCACAGTAAACGTGCAGGCGCTCAAAGCAAAAACCAGCACGGCACGCGGCAAAATTTACGTGGATGTGGGCTTCTGGGGCGGTCTGGTGCCCGGCAACATTGATCAGCTGGCGCCGCAGCTCGCGGCCGGCGTGGTGGGACTACAGTGCACACTCTATGGCAGTGCACCGCCTGTCGGCGAGGAATTCGCAGCGATCAACGAGGCCCAGCTCGTCGAGGCGCTCAACCAGCTAAACAAGGAGCACGAAACGGATGCGGTTATAGCG TTCCACGCCGAGCTGCCAAACAGTGAGGCCCTGGTGCTCCCGGATGACGACTCGTGCAAATGTTATGCGAATTTTCTGCGCACACGACCCGCCAGCATGGAGCTTTCGGCGGTGGAGCTAATCTGCCGTGTGGCCGCACAGCATCCAGAGCAACGCTATCACATTATGAATCTGTGCTGCGCCGAGGCGCTGCCCGTGCTGGCAGCGAGCCGGCGACAGGCGGGCACACAGCTGACGGCGGAGACGTGTCCACATTATGTGGCGCTCAGTGCGGAAGAGGTGCCCGATTGCGGCACCGAGTTCAAGACCTGGCCACCCATCAGAGAGCGCGCCAATCAGGCGCTGTTGTGGCAGGCGTTGCGGCAACCGGACGCCGCGCTACAGCTGATCGCCAGCGATCACTCCTCGGCCACGCCCGGCGCCCGTTGTCTGACCTATGGACGCGGGCGTGGCAATTTCATGAACGCCTGGCCGGGCATCAGTTCGCTGCAGCTGAGCCTGCCCGTGGTGTGGACGCGCGGCCAGCAGGAGAAACAGCCACTAAGCATAGCCGAGGTGCATCGCCTAATGTGCTGGCAGCCGGCGCAGCTCTGCGGCCTGTCCAGTTTCAAGGGTCGCATTGCCGAGGGCTACGATGCCGACTTTTGCATCTGGCAGCCCGATGAGCAGTTCACCGTCACGTCCGAGGATCTGTTCGCTGCCCACAAATCGTCGACGCCCTATGCCGGCCAGAGGCTGAGCGGTGTGGTGCATGCCACGGTGGTGCGCGGCCTACATGTCTATCAGCAGTACGAGGGATTCGGACAGCCGCTGGGCAAGGTTCTGCTGCGCAAGAGCAGTCGTAAGCTAGTCAAGTTTGTTCGCCTGTGA